ATTCAATATGCCCAGAAGGGTGGCGTAGTTATATCTAGCTATCCTCTACCATGGCTCACCGATAAAGGTATCAAGATATGGCTAAAAGGTTCGATAGAAAGGAGGGCAGAGAGGATGGCTCAAAGAGATAATATAACGATAGAGGAGGCAAGGAGGATCGTCCTCATAAGAGATGATGAAAATAAACGTCTGTATAATCAACTCTACAATATCAGATTCGGCGATGATCTATCGGTCTTCGATTTCGTCATCAATACCGATAATCTATCGAAGGAGCAGGTCATCGATATAACCTATAACATCGTTAAACACTTTGTGTGGAAAGTATGATCAATGAATCTGAAGGGTTAATAACGATCGATGAG
The Nitrososphaerales archaeon DNA segment above includes these coding regions:
- a CDS encoding cytidylate kinase family protein, with the protein product MITIIISGMSCVGKTTVAKALAKRFDLRYLSGGDMLKEIAIEMGYRSSGDDWWDTPEGMKFLNERKKDPSFDKKVDERLIQYAQKGGVVISSYPLPWLTDKGIKIWLKGSIERRAERMAQRDNITIEEARRIVLIRDDENKRLYNQLYNIRFGDDLSVFDFVINTDNLSKEQVIDITYNIVKHFVWKV